The following DNA comes from Capricornis sumatraensis isolate serow.1 chromosome 13, serow.2, whole genome shotgun sequence.
CTCTCCTTgtcctgccttctctctctctctttttttttcctgcagagtGCTTATCATGACTTGATTCTATATCTCTAGGAGGTTGAGAGGCAGTAGAGTATAGCAGATAAATGTTTGGGTTCTGGGTTCAAATTTCAACCCTACCACTTCATAGCTGTGTGATCATTGATGAGTTATGAAAGTTTCATGAGCTTTACAGAATTGATACTTGCTTCAAAGGCATTGTTATAAGACTGTAATGAGATAGAACATGggagggaactccctggtggtcctaaTGGACTCtcggcttccactgcagggggcctgggttcaatccctcgtctggaaactaagatcccacaagccatgcagtgcagccaaggaaaaaaaaaaaaaaaaagacaaaataaaagtaaaaaaaagagataGAACAGGGAACTACTATTCTCTGGAACAATTCACACGTTCAATAACTGTTACCTACTATTGCTTATGGTCTGTCTACCCCACTGGAATGTATAAGCACAGGGAGTTTGTCTTACCCATGGTTATATTCATAGTGCCTCCAAGGCACATGTTaagccctcaataaatattagttacatgaaatataaataaatgaagtccTATGGACCTTGTCTCAAAGTTCACAAagaatttaaattctttattgtcaCTTCCGCGTCTATCTTTTTTGCTGAACGAACACCTTATAACCTACTACTACCACATGATTTCAGAGTCCTTATTTTGTGTTGACTGTTGTACTGGTGCCAAGTGACACTAGTTTAATTGACATGCACTAATGAGCCAAGTTCAGAAGAGCAGTTAACAAGGGGCAGAGGCTATAGGTTTTCCAACCCAAAAGACTCACACTGAAGTAGTCGTGACTACATTTACAGTGAGCGATGCTTCATTAGCAAAACATCACCCATATAATCAAATCAGAGCACTTCATTTAAAGTGTGtccatttcatttgtatttaattttttttgtattggttttgctgttCTATGTAATTTGATTCTCCAGATATCAGCAATGGCACTTTGGCCTCTTCCATTGATGAACTTCAGAACCTTCACTGCCCTGTGGCATGTCGCTGAAATGAGTCATCCTTTATCACTTATTCAGATGAATGCAGAATTCAAGCCAGAGGCCTGGTAGGTTTGGTATCACCTTCAATAGGTCACAACTATCTAAAAAAGGCTTTGTCCATCTGTCACTAAGGACATAATAGGATGTAAAAGTCATCCTCTAGAAATTTTCTATCAACATCTGCAATCACTTGTGCCTTAAATTGTCATGGAAATCAACAATGGGCTCATTTACTACTAAGGAAATAACAGGAGAATTTAACCCCTAATGTAAGATGTCCCTCTATTTTCACAGATATACATCTTCCAATGACATTAATGATTATTCCCACCACATGTTGAAAagaattttcaattcttttgaattgAAATACAGGTAAAGAATTTGTTCTCATTATGGTAGCAAATTGCACACTCTATTGAACCCCACTCCAGATTCTGGTCAATCAAATAGGCTGATTACCAGTGTTTCGATCTCCATCCTTCTATCTGCTAGACCTACTTAGCATAACACAAACAACCAGAGTGAATTTGGAAAATAGCCTTTATTGAAAAAGTTCTTAAGCTCTAAAGGATGTTTAACAAATCCTAATATCTAATCTTCTAAAAGTTCCCAGTGACGTGGTAtttttcatagatgaagaaaacTTTTAATACCAGCCACAACCAggaatcaaaatttttaaagcaatgtcctttataataaaatatgaaatattcaggGATAGGTTTGACAGAAGTCTATTTACTGTTTACTGCTTAGGAATCCAGCTAAGCAATCCAGAGACCCTCCCCATTCTACTGTTTTATAGATTAGGGTAAAAACTTCACAGCTGTGACACAGACTCTGCATAGCCATGTGAAACCCTTGATGAAATAATTCCAGAGGCAGTGACAACAGCATATCCTTGGTAGAGTCTGCCAGCCACTCACTGAGGCAGGCCCCAAGTGGCCATGGGGAAGGTTAGAACATGAAAAGAGAAATCAACCCAAGGAGTGGCTACCAATCTCCCTCcccaatttttccacatcctctagGAGACTTTTCATTATAGAAGtgacttttctccattgtatattcttgcctcctttgtcaaagataaggtgtccataggtgtgtggatttatctctgggctttctattttgttccattgatctatatttctgtctttgtgccagtaccatactgtcttgatgactgtggctttgtagtagagcctgaagtcaggcaggttgattcctccagttccattcctctttctcaagattgctttggttattcgaggttttttgtatttccatacaaattgtgaaattatttgttctagccttgtgaaaaataccattggtagcttgatagggattgcattgaatctatagattgctttgggtagtatactcattttcactatatcaattcatctgatccatgaacatggtatatttctccacctattagtgtcctctttgctttctttcaccagtgttttatagttttctatatataggtcttttgtttctttaggtagatatattcctaagtattttattcttttcgttgcagtggtgaatggaattgtttccttaatttctctttctattttctcattattagtgtataggaatgcaagggatttctgcgtgttgattttatatcctgcaactttactatagtcattgattagctctagtaattttcgggtgagtctttagggttttctatgtagaggatcatgtcatctgtaaacagtgagagttttacttcttcttttccaatttggattagttttatttctttttctgctctgactgctgtggccaaaactataatgaggtggatgaaactggagcctattatacagagtgaagtaagccagaaagaaaaacaccaatacagtatactaacacatatatatgaaatttagaaagatggtaatgataaacctgtatgcgagacagcaaaagagacacagatgtatagaacagtcttttggactctgtgggagagggcgagggtgggatgatatgggagaatggcattgaaacatgtataatatcatatatgaaatgaatcaccagtccaggttcgatgcaggatacaggatgcttggggctggtgcactgagacgacccagagggatggtacagggagggaggtgggaggggggttcaggatggggaacacatgcataccagtggtggattcacgttgatgtatggcaaaaccaatacaatattgtaaagtaattagcctccaattaaaataaataaatttattttttaaaagacatgacTTTTTAGTTGCTTTTAGTTTAGTAAATCagtatcttcaattttttttctctaaagctTAAGTGAATGGCAACTCAACTCAGTTTATGAGCCAATGTCAACACAGTCTCCTACCCTTGCCCTTTTAGTCTTTTCTGAGAAACTTGGTAGTTACCACATAAGCCACATCACTGTCATTCAGGGGGCACCTTCTACTGCCAATGGAGTGCCACAGGAATGTGTGAGCAGAAGACTGGAGGGTGCCAGCTGCTAAAGCAGCAAGCACAAACTGATGCAGCAAGGGGAGAAGGCCAGGGACCGGGTTACCATCCATTCCATCATCGTGTCTTGCGGCCATTCTCTCTTTCTGTGTCCATCTCCACTCTCAGAGGGCAGCTACCATGATTTTTTCTTATACATCCGGCATCTAGTCAACAGGTTGGGTTATAGAAGAATTAAGTATTTGTCAAATAACTGAATAAACCAGTGTACTGCTTGGAAAAGCATTCAGAGCAGGACATACTAGGAAGAGTTTTTACAAATGGAAAGAACTCTGTATGAAGGAAATTTCAGGTTTTCTAGACCCAGGTACATTAAcatggtgatttttttctctgaaatttagaaaatgtagGAAAACTTCTTTTCTACATCTGGGAATATATTGGTAgtgtaaggaaatggcaacccacttcaatattcttgcctggagaattccatggacagaagagcctggcaggctacagtgtagggggttgcaaagagttggacatgactgaacaaactaacatacacacacacacacacacacacacacacacacacacacacctatatataaCAAACAGGTTTGCTTGAAGTCAGGTACTTTTCAAATCATATAAACTGAATACAAAGAAATTTAGGTCTCCTAGTGTCATTCTCAACCTCACCAAATAAACAGTCATCTCTGGAATGGCCTGGGAGAATCAACTCTCAATTCCACTATACTTTGTAACTGAGTTACAGAGTAACCTGCCAGCAATCTTCTCAGAATTCATGGGGCTGTTTAAATAGAGCAAAGTCCACAAAAAGTTCCACCAAGATATGCTGAGCAAAGGCCAGAACCCCAGAAGAAAACAAGTGTAGCCTCTAAGCGAAGCTGACCTCACCCGGAGTGCTGACCTCCCCCGGGGTAGGGGATCTATGTGACTGGCAATGAGCCCTGTGCTGTCAGAGCTCCTGAGAGAGCTTCCAGGCTGGTTCCTGTTCTCTGGCATCTTCTTGCCTGTGACTTTGCTGCTGCTCCTTCTCATTGCCTACTTCAGGATCAAGCTGATGGAGGGTAAGTGAGAAAGCCACCCAGGGCAGGGGTTAGAGGTCCTTTCCCATGGCACACATCTGAAACAAGTCCATAGACTATCTGTCTTTCTGGGAGGCCTGGGATCACACATTTTTTGAGTGTGCAGGGACTCCTCAATAAATGCCTTCTTAAGATACCTTCACGGGTAAACATGGCAAGTTTGATCTCACCAGCAGTGTGGATGGTACACTGGGCTCTGAAGACTTGATGCAGGGATACTTCACTGCAGCCCCCCAAAGACAGATGAACTGTGAATCAGCAATTTGGACACATGACTGCTTGTCTCTCTCAGGCCAATAGATTCACAAACATTACACAGTGTTACATGGTCTGCTATGTCTGCCTGGCAGGGGTGAATGTGTGTGTAAGTCCCTGTGAGTGTGTGCACATACACTTCTTTCTCAGCCATTAAACTTTTATTAAGGAAACATGCCATCATTGTGCTATCAGAGTGTCTGGTAAACATCAAGCTCTAATAGATATCTGATGGCTTGGTGTGAATTTACTATGAAACTGTGGTCTTAAggtggggagaaaaaagaaacctcaGGACACTTAAAGTGGTTGGGCCACAGGCTGCTGGGTCCCAGATTGAGACTATTTATTCTGCTGTaactgaaaagaatgaaactgcatTGTAGTTTGATTGACTAAGCATTAATAATGTACCCAAATGTTAGACTAATATAGAGGTTAATAGCTATTTTAGTAAAATCAACAAAAACCAGTAATATTCCTTAAGTTGGATGATGTCGTGTTAACCAAAAAACAAATCTGAAGTCCGTCTTCTCACCCTCCTTTGCTTCTCTCTGCTCCCATCTAGGATCTGCGTATCCTTTTTTGGAGTCATTCCTGATTACATTTTCCAGTGTGAGCAGACAACCTTAGACAAGGCATGCCTTCATTTTATGTGGATCCA
Coding sequences within:
- the SMLR1 gene encoding LOW QUALITY PROTEIN: small leucine-rich protein 1 (The sequence of the model RefSeq protein was modified relative to this genomic sequence to represent the inferred CDS: substituted 2 bases at 2 genomic stop codons) → MLSKGQNPRRKQVXPLSEADLTRSADLPRGRGSMXLAMSPVLSELLRELPGWFLFSGIFLPVTLLLLLLIAYFRIKLMEVNEELSQTPDHQHSLNAGSPPYQRKKRT